One region of Mucilaginibacter sp. 14171R-50 genomic DNA includes:
- the topA gene encoding type I DNA topoisomerase, with the protein MAKNLLIVESPAKAKTIEGYLGKDFTVKSSYGHIRDLVKSEDAIDINNNFNQKYEVPADKKQVVSELKKLAKEADVVWLASDEDREGEAISWHLFETLGLKEPDTRRIVFHEITKPAIMKAIENPRKIDYNLVNAQQARRVLDRLVGFELSPVLWKKVKPSLSAGRVQSVAVRLIVDREREVNKFKAEAAFKIVAIFGKGRDAFKAELPERFSKQEDAEKFLQDCINAIFEIKSLETRPTKRSPAAPFTTSTLQQEASRKLGYSVARTMQVAQRLYESGYITYMRTDSVNLSDTALNAAAAEIVSAYGDKYHQQRKYKTKSAGAQEAHEAIRPTYFSNHTIDGESAEKRLYELIWKRSIASQMSEAQFEKTVAKISISTRKEDLVANGEVMKFDGFLKVYLEGSDDDDENQTADGENAILPPLTKGQVLNLQELTATERFSRPPARYTEASLVKKLEELGIGRPSTYAPTISTIQNRGYVVKEEREGRQRNFRVMTLKGDNIIKETKTENTGAERGKLFPTDIGAVVNDFLVQHFHGIVDFNFTASVEKQFDEIAQGLQEWTKMIRTFYNPFHKDVQSTIETADKATGERELGVHPESGKKVSVRIGRYGPFVQVGENPSDENEEKPLYASLRTGQSIETISLEEALELFKLPKVVGEYEGKVMKVAIGRFGPYISHNSAFVSLPKEIDPLDVTEEQAIELIEAKRKKDAERLIKSFPEDETVKVLNGRWGPYIEFGKLNVKIPKDITDPTTLTYEQCKALADAMPKDAKKGRFGKTVAAAKPAAKKAPAKKKAAAKKK; encoded by the coding sequence ATGGCTAAAAATTTACTCATAGTTGAATCGCCGGCGAAAGCCAAAACCATTGAAGGATACCTCGGAAAGGACTTTACCGTAAAATCAAGCTACGGCCATATCCGCGACCTGGTGAAGTCTGAAGATGCTATCGATATCAACAATAACTTCAATCAAAAATATGAGGTACCTGCCGATAAAAAGCAGGTGGTGAGCGAGTTAAAGAAATTGGCTAAAGAAGCAGATGTTGTATGGCTCGCATCCGATGAGGACCGCGAGGGAGAGGCCATATCATGGCACTTATTTGAGACCTTAGGATTAAAAGAACCTGATACCCGCCGCATTGTTTTCCATGAGATAACCAAGCCGGCCATTATGAAGGCCATAGAAAATCCCCGTAAGATAGATTACAACCTGGTAAATGCACAGCAAGCCCGCCGCGTTTTAGACAGGCTGGTTGGTTTTGAGCTATCGCCCGTTTTATGGAAGAAAGTTAAACCATCGCTGTCGGCAGGCCGTGTTCAGTCGGTTGCCGTTAGGCTGATCGTTGACCGCGAGCGCGAGGTAAATAAATTTAAAGCCGAGGCCGCTTTTAAAATTGTGGCGATATTCGGCAAAGGTCGCGATGCTTTTAAAGCTGAACTGCCCGAGCGTTTCAGCAAGCAGGAAGATGCCGAAAAATTTCTGCAGGATTGCATTAACGCCATCTTTGAGATCAAATCGCTGGAGACGAGGCCAACCAAACGCTCGCCCGCCGCGCCCTTTACCACTTCTACCCTGCAGCAGGAAGCGAGCCGGAAACTCGGCTACTCGGTTGCGCGTACCATGCAGGTAGCCCAGCGCTTGTACGAATCAGGATATATCACTTATATGCGTACCGACTCGGTAAACCTGAGCGATACGGCACTTAATGCCGCCGCGGCCGAAATTGTATCGGCCTACGGTGACAAATACCATCAGCAACGAAAGTATAAAACCAAGAGCGCTGGCGCGCAGGAAGCGCACGAGGCTATACGCCCCACTTATTTCAGTAACCATACTATTGATGGCGAAAGCGCCGAAAAACGCTTATATGAGTTGATCTGGAAACGATCCATTGCATCGCAAATGAGCGAAGCGCAGTTTGAGAAAACCGTTGCAAAGATCAGTATATCAACCCGAAAGGAAGACCTGGTGGCCAATGGCGAGGTGATGAAGTTTGACGGTTTCCTGAAAGTTTACCTGGAAGGCAGCGACGACGATGATGAAAACCAAACCGCTGATGGCGAGAACGCTATATTGCCGCCTTTAACAAAAGGCCAGGTTTTAAATCTGCAGGAACTAACCGCTACCGAACGTTTTTCGCGCCCGCCGGCACGGTATACCGAGGCAAGTTTGGTGAAGAAGTTAGAAGAGCTTGGCATCGGCCGCCCCTCTACGTACGCCCCTACTATATCTACCATACAAAACCGCGGTTATGTGGTTAAAGAGGAGCGCGAAGGCCGCCAGCGTAACTTTAGGGTGATGACGCTTAAGGGCGATAACATCATAAAGGAAACCAAAACAGAGAATACCGGCGCCGAACGCGGGAAACTGTTCCCAACTGATATCGGCGCGGTGGTGAACGATTTTTTGGTGCAGCATTTTCATGGCATCGTTGATTTTAACTTTACCGCCAGCGTTGAAAAACAATTTGATGAGATAGCCCAGGGCTTGCAGGAGTGGACGAAGATGATCCGCACCTTTTACAACCCATTTCATAAAGATGTGCAAAGTACTATTGAAACCGCCGACAAGGCAACCGGCGAACGCGAGTTGGGCGTACACCCCGAGAGCGGCAAAAAGGTTTCGGTACGTATTGGCCGTTACGGCCCCTTTGTTCAGGTTGGCGAGAACCCCAGCGACGAAAATGAGGAAAAACCTTTATACGCCAGCCTGCGAACGGGCCAGAGTATTGAGACCATTAGCCTTGAGGAAGCACTTGAACTGTTTAAACTGCCAAAAGTGGTTGGCGAGTACGAGGGTAAGGTGATGAAGGTAGCCATTGGCCGTTTTGGCCCGTACATAAGCCATAACAGCGCTTTTGTATCGTTGCCAAAAGAGATAGATCCGCTTGATGTTACCGAAGAACAGGCCATTGAACTGATTGAGGCTAAACGTAAAAAAGACGCCGAAAGACTTATTAAGTCGTTTCCGGAAGATGAAACTGTTAAAGTTTTAAATGGCCGCTGGGGGCCTTACATTGAATTTGGCAAGCTAAATGTTAAAATACCGAAGGATATTACCGACCCAACTACGCTTACTTACGAACAGTGCAAAGCGTTAGCTGATGCCATGCCTAAGGACGCGAAAAAAGGCCGTTTTGGTAAAACCGTAGCCGCCGCCAAACCCGCGGCAAAAAAAGCGCCCGCAAAGAAAAAAGCGGCGGCGAAAAAGAAGTAA
- the proB gene encoding glutamate 5-kinase translates to MSFNYRRIIIKIGSNVITRADGLPDAERIAHLVNQIAEIKRQGIEVILVSSGAVASGRSLISVSEKSDAVAVRQLLASIGQVKLINTYSQLFEKFKLLCSQVLVTKEDFRDRLHYLNMRNCLEILLQYNVIPVINENDVVSVTELMFTDNDELAGLIAAMLNAQALIVLTNVDGVYTGDPKLATSSVITEVNDAGIDFSSFVSSGRSQFGRGGMITKSTIAQKTAKLGIAVHIANGTKENILTDVLANKALHTCFTPTKKASGKKKWIAHSENSATGVVQVNEGAKTVLISNKASSLLPVGIIKIISDFKKGEIIKITDEHNKTIGLGLAEYGSDKARELTGKKNQKALVHYDYLYLQG, encoded by the coding sequence ATGTCATTCAACTACCGGCGCATTATTATCAAAATAGGTTCGAACGTTATTACCCGTGCAGATGGCCTGCCCGATGCAGAGCGTATTGCCCATTTGGTAAACCAGATAGCCGAAATTAAAAGGCAGGGTATCGAAGTGATACTGGTATCGTCGGGCGCGGTAGCATCCGGCAGGAGTTTGATATCGGTTTCCGAAAAATCAGACGCGGTGGCCGTGCGGCAATTACTTGCCTCTATAGGGCAGGTAAAACTGATCAATACCTATTCACAGCTATTCGAAAAATTTAAGCTGCTTTGCTCGCAGGTACTGGTAACCAAAGAGGATTTCCGCGACAGGCTTCATTACCTGAATATGCGTAACTGCCTGGAAATATTGTTGCAGTATAATGTTATCCCGGTAATAAACGAGAACGACGTGGTATCGGTAACCGAACTGATGTTTACCGATAATGATGAACTTGCCGGGCTGATAGCGGCCATGCTGAACGCGCAGGCCCTCATCGTGTTAACCAATGTAGACGGCGTTTACACCGGCGACCCAAAACTGGCCACATCATCGGTAATTACCGAAGTAAACGATGCGGGAATAGATTTTTCTTCCTTCGTAAGTTCGGGGCGCTCGCAGTTTGGCCGCGGTGGAATGATCACCAAATCAACCATCGCCCAAAAAACAGCCAAGCTGGGTATAGCGGTGCACATAGCCAACGGTACAAAAGAAAATATCCTTACAGATGTATTGGCTAACAAGGCATTGCATACCTGCTTTACCCCTACTAAAAAAGCATCGGGCAAAAAGAAATGGATAGCCCATTCTGAGAACTCGGCAACCGGTGTGGTGCAGGTGAACGAGGGTGCTAAAACAGTACTTATTTCAAATAAGGCATCCAGTTTGCTACCGGTGGGGATAATTAAAATAATATCGGATTTTAAGAAGGGCGAGATCATTAAGATAACCGACGAGCACAACAAAACCATAGGCCTGGGGCTGGCTGAGTACGGGTCGGACAAAGCCCGCGAACTAACCGGTAAAAAAAACCAGAAGGCACTGGTACATTACGATTACCTTTATTTGCAGGGATAA
- a CDS encoding glutamate-5-semialdehyde dehydrogenase, whose translation MDYKHYFENALIAGRNAALSPAVINQVLLDVARAAVEQTDYLLQENKKDLERMDPADPKYDRLTLTAARIKAIAADMENVAGMDSPLGKVLSETTLPNGLHIKKVRVPLGVVGVIYEARPNVTFDVFALCFKTGNISILKGGSDAAFSNRAVMKVIHGVLSGHNIDVNFATLLPVEREATEALLNAVGYVDVLIPRGSQSLINYVRNSSKVPVIETGAGIVHTYFDETGDLEKAIAIVDNAKTRRVSVCNALDCLIINSKRLGDLLHIAEPLGQKGVTIYADKRAYEVLDGIYPAHLLEEAKPEHFGTEFLSMKLSIKTVDNLDQALHHIAINSSKHSEAIISEDELNIESFLNRVDAAAVYVNTSTAFTDGAQFGLGAEIGISTQKLHARGPMGLEELTSYKWIVKGNGQIRTP comes from the coding sequence ATGGATTACAAACACTATTTTGAAAATGCTTTAATTGCCGGCCGTAACGCCGCCCTGTCCCCGGCTGTTATTAACCAGGTGTTGCTTGATGTGGCCAGGGCCGCAGTTGAACAAACGGATTACCTGTTGCAGGAAAACAAAAAAGACCTGGAACGCATGGACCCTGCCGACCCCAAATACGATCGCCTTACACTTACTGCCGCAAGAATAAAAGCAATAGCCGCCGATATGGAGAACGTGGCCGGGATGGATAGTCCGCTGGGTAAAGTGTTATCAGAAACAACCCTTCCTAATGGCTTGCATATTAAAAAAGTACGCGTACCCCTGGGTGTAGTTGGCGTAATTTACGAAGCACGGCCAAATGTTACTTTTGATGTTTTTGCGCTGTGTTTTAAAACCGGCAATATCAGCATATTAAAGGGAGGCAGCGATGCAGCTTTTTCGAACCGTGCCGTTATGAAGGTCATTCACGGGGTTTTATCCGGACACAATATCGATGTTAATTTTGCCACCCTGCTGCCTGTTGAACGTGAAGCTACGGAGGCTTTGTTGAATGCGGTAGGTTATGTGGATGTGCTGATACCCCGGGGCAGCCAATCGCTTATAAATTATGTACGTAACAGCAGCAAGGTGCCCGTGATAGAAACCGGTGCAGGCATTGTGCACACCTATTTTGATGAAACCGGCGACCTGGAGAAAGCCATCGCCATTGTGGATAACGCCAAAACCCGCCGGGTAAGTGTTTGCAACGCGCTGGATTGCCTCATCATCAACAGCAAACGGCTGGGCGACCTGCTGCATATAGCCGAACCATTGGGCCAAAAAGGTGTAACAATTTATGCCGATAAAAGGGCTTACGAAGTGCTTGATGGCATATACCCGGCCCATCTTTTGGAAGAAGCTAAGCCCGAACATTTCGGTACCGAGTTTTTATCGATGAAGCTGTCTATAAAAACAGTGGATAATTTAGATCAGGCATTGCATCATATCGCCATAAACAGTTCTAAACACAGCGAGGCTATCATATCTGAGGATGAGCTGAATATCGAGTCTTTCCTGAATCGTGTTGATGCAGCTGCGGTTTATGTAAACACCTCAACCGCCTTTACCGATGGTGCTCAGTTTGGCCTTGGCGCCGAAATAGGCATCAGTACCCAAAAACTGCACGCACGCGGCCCAATGGGGCTCGAAGAACTGACCAGCTATAAATGGATAGTTAAAGGCAACGGGCAGATACGTACGCCTTAA
- a CDS encoding DUF2231 domain-containing protein, giving the protein MRSKANIKGHPIHPILIPFPIAFLIGTLVFDILRVTTGNSSYWQTGGYLEIAGIITALIAAIPGVIDYFGTVPPDSSGKKRAATHGLVNLTLVVVFAIAYTLRDDSSVGLIIALESVGTIMLFVSGWLGGTLAYRNQIGVDIRYAGAGKWNEAHIANSSGLIEVAAAGELKTDQMKLIHIGTKRIVLGNTGKGYVAFEDRCCHKGGSLAGGAMICGTVQCPWHGSQFDCKTGAVKAGPAKDDIAVYPVQEKDGVVYISV; this is encoded by the coding sequence ATGAGAAGCAAGGCAAACATCAAAGGGCACCCTATTCATCCTATACTTATACCCTTCCCCATCGCATTTTTGATCGGGACATTAGTTTTCGATATTTTAAGGGTAACCACCGGGAACAGCAGTTACTGGCAAACTGGGGGCTATCTGGAAATTGCCGGGATAATCACCGCGCTTATAGCTGCGATACCAGGCGTTATAGATTACTTCGGGACCGTACCGCCTGATAGCTCCGGTAAAAAGCGTGCCGCAACTCACGGCCTGGTTAACCTTACACTGGTGGTTGTTTTCGCGATAGCATATACGCTTCGGGATGATTCGTCTGTTGGTTTGATCATAGCGCTCGAAAGCGTGGGCACTATTATGCTCTTCGTTTCGGGATGGCTTGGCGGAACACTGGCATACCGCAATCAGATAGGTGTAGATATAAGGTATGCCGGCGCCGGCAAGTGGAACGAGGCGCATATAGCCAACAGCAGCGGTTTAATAGAAGTTGCTGCCGCGGGCGAGTTAAAAACCGACCAGATGAAGCTTATACATATCGGCACCAAACGGATAGTGCTGGGTAACACCGGTAAAGGCTATGTAGCGTTTGAAGACCGTTGCTGCCACAAGGGCGGCTCGTTGGCGGGTGGGGCTATGATATGCGGCACCGTTCAGTGCCCCTGGCATGGGTCGCAGTTTGATTGTAAAACGGGCGCTGTTAAGGCCGGGCCCGCTAAGGATGATATAGCTGTTTACCCTGTTCAGGAAAAGGATGGTGTTGTTTATATAAGTGTTTAG
- a CDS encoding TonB-dependent receptor, whose product MRSFTNFYKIIVLFLTLLPGAAMAQLNGNYALSGKVNDDHGQPLTGTTVSIKGTDNRTATDTAGRFTLQTNAKLPFTLVFSAVGFQTQEFVIKNAQSALNVQLNTQALLINEVVVTASRREEKLLRSPVAIEKLSITALKQSPGPSFYDALENVKGVQMTTTSITMKVPNTRGFNSPNNFRFMQLADGVDMQSATLGVPLGNAIGPTELDIASIEITPGAAAALYGTNAINGLSNLFTKDPFKTQGLSFYHRTGINHVDGIGAKPSAINETAIRFAKAWNDKFAFKVNASYLTGTDWQSNTRLDQNPGNLKTANPAYPELAGASNAAYDGWNKYGDDALAGSNTVSIKGIVVDGVARPNLTVARTGYNEVDLVDPKVTNLKLDGTLAYKITPTTQLSYTYRYGTMDGVFQRGNKISLNGASVQNHKVELKGADFLVRAYESIENTGNSFNVKPLADNLDLNHASNSAWGTSYKNALTAYANAHGGALTSANLAAASDAARAAADAGRVEPGTQAFNDLRKTIIGINNWDIKSSLIPNAPVTGGAALVQKSHLFNAEAQWDLTKKVKFVDLLVGADVRVYNIIPDGNNFVDFNRPIADRNTPFADGSFGDNVTYKKYGAFTQLTKTLFDDKLKLFGSIRWDRNPYFDPKFTPRLAAVYSPTQNHNFRFTFQNGYRFPSLFEALSYVNNGRVKRVGSLEFINEGLGYLNNSYTQQSVTAFNAAVKAQSTTGDDATALANRGLLKVADLPKARPEQITSFEVGYKGIFFDNKVFVDIDAYANRYNGFLGQVQVFVPNAATVGSDAAVLAMLDINRDPTTATANNAASAGQSRYRVYTNAKNIYNNYGSSAGLSYNFYQKYTVSGNVSFNKLKAQQTSDIFVTGFNTPEWSGNFSFGNREVVKNLGFNLVYKWQQAYLWESPLVTGTVPAIHTLDAQVTLNVPVYHATFKVGATDIFNKRYIQYAGGPTIGGIYYASVTLDGLLSGK is encoded by the coding sequence ATGAGATCCTTTACGAATTTCTATAAGATCATTGTGCTTTTTTTAACCCTTTTGCCGGGCGCGGCAATGGCCCAGCTAAATGGTAACTACGCCCTGAGCGGCAAGGTAAACGACGACCACGGCCAGCCGCTAACAGGTACAACGGTATCTATAAAAGGTACCGATAACCGCACCGCCACCGACACCGCCGGCAGGTTTACGCTTCAAACTAATGCTAAACTTCCATTCACGCTGGTGTTTAGCGCGGTAGGTTTTCAAACCCAGGAGTTTGTGATAAAGAACGCGCAAAGCGCTTTAAATGTGCAGCTTAACACCCAGGCTTTATTAATAAACGAGGTGGTGGTTACCGCATCCCGAAGGGAAGAAAAGCTTTTACGGTCGCCGGTGGCTATCGAAAAGCTGAGCATCACCGCCCTTAAACAATCGCCCGGCCCAAGCTTTTACGATGCGCTGGAAAACGTGAAAGGGGTGCAAATGACCACCACCAGTATCACCATGAAAGTGCCCAATACGCGCGGCTTTAACAGCCCTAACAACTTTAGGTTCATGCAATTAGCTGACGGGGTAGATATGCAGTCGGCCACACTTGGCGTACCTCTTGGCAACGCCATTGGCCCTACCGAACTGGATATAGCCAGCATCGAAATTACTCCCGGCGCTGCCGCTGCCTTGTATGGTACAAATGCTATCAATGGGTTATCGAATTTGTTTACCAAAGACCCATTTAAAACACAGGGGCTTAGCTTTTACCATCGCACGGGTATCAATCATGTAGATGGCATAGGCGCTAAGCCAAGTGCCATTAATGAAACCGCTATCCGCTTTGCAAAAGCCTGGAACGATAAATTCGCCTTTAAAGTGAATGCCAGTTATTTAACCGGCACCGACTGGCAATCTAACACCCGGTTGGATCAAAACCCCGGTAACCTTAAAACAGCCAATCCGGCCTATCCTGAACTTGCCGGCGCCAGCAACGCCGCTTATGATGGCTGGAACAAATACGGCGACGACGCGCTTGCCGGCAGCAACACCGTATCTATAAAGGGCATTGTGGTTGATGGCGTTGCCAGGCCAAACCTGACCGTTGCCCGTACGGGTTATAACGAAGTGGACCTGGTTGATCCCAAGGTTACCAATTTAAAGCTGGATGGTACGCTCGCCTATAAAATTACCCCGACAACCCAGCTGTCGTACACCTACCGGTATGGCACTATGGACGGGGTTTTTCAGCGGGGTAATAAAATATCCCTGAATGGCGCATCGGTACAAAATCATAAGGTTGAACTGAAAGGTGCCGACTTTTTGGTACGGGCGTATGAATCTATCGAAAACACGGGTAACTCTTTTAACGTTAAGCCCCTGGCCGATAACCTGGATCTAAACCACGCCAGCAATTCCGCATGGGGAACATCTTACAAAAACGCGTTAACCGCGTATGCAAATGCGCATGGCGGGGCTTTAACATCTGCTAACCTGGCTGCTGCGAGTGATGCGGCCCGAGCCGCAGCAGATGCGGGCAGGGTAGAGCCGGGTACACAGGCCTTTAACGATCTGCGCAAAACCATTATCGGTATCAATAACTGGGATATAAAATCGAGTCTGATACCTAACGCGCCGGTTACCGGCGGGGCCGCTTTGGTACAAAAAAGCCATTTATTTAACGCCGAAGCCCAGTGGGACCTTACCAAAAAAGTAAAGTTTGTTGACCTGCTGGTTGGTGCCGACGTACGTGTTTACAACATCATCCCCGATGGGAATAATTTTGTGGACTTTAACCGCCCCATTGCCGACAGGAACACCCCTTTTGCTGATGGGAGCTTCGGCGATAATGTAACCTATAAAAAGTATGGCGCTTTTACCCAGCTTACCAAAACCTTATTTGACGATAAATTAAAGCTTTTCGGCTCTATCCGATGGGACCGTAACCCGTACTTCGATCCCAAATTTACACCAAGACTGGCAGCGGTTTATTCTCCAACGCAAAACCATAATTTCAGGTTTACATTCCAGAACGGTTATCGCTTTCCGTCGTTGTTCGAGGCGCTATCATATGTAAATAACGGCCGTGTAAAACGTGTGGGCAGCCTGGAGTTTATTAATGAAGGACTGGGCTACCTGAACAATAGCTACACGCAGCAATCGGTAACCGCCTTTAATGCCGCTGTAAAGGCACAGTCGACCACCGGAGACGATGCCACCGCCCTGGCTAACCGTGGCTTGTTAAAAGTAGCCGACCTGCCGAAGGCCCGGCCCGAACAGATCACTTCGTTTGAGGTTGGTTATAAAGGAATCTTTTTCGATAACAAAGTTTTTGTGGACATAGATGCCTATGCTAACCGCTATAACGGCTTTTTAGGCCAGGTACAAGTATTTGTGCCGAACGCAGCAACAGTGGGCTCAGATGCGGCCGTATTAGCCATGCTGGATATTAACCGCGACCCTACAACCGCCACTGCCAATAATGCCGCAAGCGCGGGTCAGAGCCGTTACCGGGTTTATACCAATGCCAAAAACATTTATAACAACTACGGATCTTCGGCCGGATTAAGCTACAATTTCTATCAAAAATATACCGTATCGGGCAACGTTAGCTTCAATAAACTGAAAGCGCAGCAAACCTCAGATATTTTTGTTACAGGCTTTAATACACCCGAGTGGAGCGGTAATTTTTCGTTCGGCAACCGCGAGGTAGTCAAAAACCTGGGCTTTAACCTGGTGTACAAATGGCAGCAGGCCTACCTGTGGGAAAGTCCGCTGGTCACCGGAACCGTGCCCGCCATCCACACGCTTGATGCACAGGTTACCTTGAACGTACCGGTGTACCATGCCACGTTCAAGGTCGGCGCTACAGATATATTCAACAAACGCTACATCCAATACGCTGGCGGCCCAACCATTGGCGGCATATACTACGCATCGGTTACGCTTGATGGGTTGCTGAGCGGGAAGTAG
- the mnmA gene encoding tRNA 2-thiouridine(34) synthase MnmA has translation MSKHGRILVAMSGGVDSSVAAVMLHEQGYEVIGLTMKTWDYAASGGSSKETGCCSLDSINDARALAVGYGFPHYILDIRNEFGDFVIDNFVDEYLAGRTPNPCVLCNTHIKWEALLKRADKLDCEFIATGHYANIRLQDNGRYVISKGKDENKDQSYVLWGVSQQNLARTKFPLGSFSKPEIRQMAVDMGQLELAGKSESYEICFVPDNDYRAFLRHKVEDLDKRVGAGNFVLTDGTVVGKHLGYPYYTIGQRKGLGIALGKPMFVTKIQPENNTVVLGTIEELEKKEAWVRNLNLVKYESIKEPIEAVTKIRYKDAGTESKIVQIGDHMKVSFDHMVSGIAPGQSAVFYEGSDLLGGGFLI, from the coding sequence ATGAGTAAGCACGGTAGGATATTAGTGGCAATGAGCGGCGGAGTTGATAGTTCTGTAGCGGCAGTAATGCTGCACGAACAGGGCTATGAGGTTATCGGCCTTACCATGAAAACCTGGGACTACGCCGCAAGCGGCGGCAGTTCGAAAGAAACCGGCTGCTGCAGTCTGGACAGCATTAACGATGCGCGTGCTTTGGCCGTTGGCTATGGTTTCCCGCATTATATACTGGATATCCGTAATGAGTTTGGCGATTTTGTTATCGATAACTTTGTTGACGAATACCTTGCAGGCCGCACCCCCAACCCCTGCGTACTGTGCAACACCCACATAAAATGGGAAGCCCTTTTAAAACGTGCCGATAAGCTGGATTGCGAATTTATAGCGACAGGGCATTATGCTAATATCCGCCTGCAGGATAACGGCCGGTATGTAATATCAAAAGGTAAAGACGAAAATAAAGATCAATCATACGTGCTTTGGGGCGTATCGCAGCAAAACCTGGCGCGTACCAAATTCCCGTTAGGCAGTTTCTCAAAACCTGAGATCAGACAGATGGCCGTAGATATGGGTCAGCTGGAACTGGCAGGCAAAAGCGAGAGCTACGAGATCTGCTTTGTGCCTGATAACGACTACCGGGCGTTTCTGCGTCATAAAGTTGAAGACCTTGACAAACGTGTTGGCGCGGGTAATTTTGTATTAACAGACGGCACCGTGGTGGGCAAACATCTTGGCTACCCTTACTATACCATTGGCCAGCGCAAGGGCTTAGGCATTGCTTTGGGCAAACCTATGTTTGTAACCAAAATTCAACCCGAGAATAATACCGTTGTTTTAGGCACTATAGAAGAACTTGAAAAGAAAGAAGCATGGGTGCGCAACCTTAACCTGGTTAAATACGAAAGCATCAAAGAACCCATTGAAGCCGTAACCAAAATACGGTACAAGGATGCAGGTACCGAAAGCAAGATAGTGCAGATAGGCGACCACATGAAGGTATCGTTCGATCATATGGTATCAGGCATTGCGCCAGGCCAGTCGGCCGTATTCTACGAAGGCAGCGACCTGCTGGGCGGGGGATTTTTGATTTAA